In Deinococcus psychrotolerans, a genomic segment contains:
- the tsaD gene encoding tRNA (adenosine(37)-N6)-threonylcarbamoyltransferase complex transferase subunit TsaD produces MNAPQSSIQLILGIDTSCDDTGVGVVALHPDGRAEVRANRIWSQTVHARYGGVMPELASREHVERIDAVMEDALSEAGIEVADLGAVAATSGPGLVGALLVGLMYGKGLSQGLDVPFYAAHHLEGHIFAAASEAQTAEFQLTPPYLALVVSGGHTHLFDVVAEGTYQLIGATRDDAAGEAFDKIARLAGLGYPGGPAIAEAAKLGNPKGVAFREPMLGQSGYDFSFSGLKTAALLAHRAGVSGPDLAASFQAVAVKHLLKVTLRAAANLGRETVVVSGGVAANSALRGAFGASELRAVFPGKGLNTDNGAMIALAAAAAIRSGRAPSGLDDGATAYAPLANV; encoded by the coding sequence GTGAACGCCCCGCAGTCCAGCATCCAGCTTATTCTTGGCATCGATACCTCGTGTGACGATACTGGCGTGGGCGTGGTGGCGCTGCACCCAGACGGACGCGCCGAAGTGCGGGCCAACCGGATTTGGAGCCAGACGGTGCATGCCCGTTACGGCGGCGTGATGCCCGAGCTTGCCAGCCGCGAACACGTGGAGCGCATCGACGCGGTGATGGAAGACGCCCTCAGTGAAGCGGGCATCGAGGTGGCCGACCTCGGCGCAGTGGCCGCGACTTCCGGCCCCGGTCTGGTGGGAGCGCTGCTGGTCGGTCTGATGTACGGCAAAGGGCTGTCACAAGGACTGGACGTGCCGTTTTACGCCGCTCACCATTTGGAGGGCCACATTTTCGCGGCGGCCAGCGAGGCCCAAACGGCTGAGTTTCAGCTGACGCCGCCCTATCTGGCGCTGGTGGTGTCGGGCGGGCATACCCATTTGTTTGACGTGGTGGCGGAGGGAACGTACCAACTCATCGGCGCGACCCGCGACGACGCGGCGGGCGAGGCCTTCGACAAAATCGCCCGGCTGGCGGGCCTAGGCTATCCGGGCGGCCCTGCCATTGCCGAGGCAGCCAAGTTGGGCAATCCCAAAGGCGTGGCCTTTAGAGAGCCGATGCTGGGTCAGAGCGGCTATGATTTCTCGTTCAGCGGCCTCAAAACGGCGGCGCTGCTGGCTCACCGAGCGGGCGTGAGCGGCCCCGATCTGGCGGCCAGCTTTCAAGCGGTGGCGGTCAAGCACCTGCTCAAAGTTACCTTGCGGGCGGCGGCGAATTTGGGCCGCGAAACAGTGGTGGTGTCGGGCGGCGTCGCGGCCAACTCGGCCCTGCGGGGAGCCTTCGGCGCGTCCGAATTGCGAGCGGTGTTTCCCGGCAAGGGGCTGAACACCGACAACGGCGCGATGATCGCTCTGGCGGCAGCGGCAGCGATCCGTTCAGGCCGAGCGCCGAGCGGTCTGGATGACGGAGCTACGGCTTATGCGCCCCTGGCGAACGTTTAG
- the secA gene encoding preprotein translocase subunit SecA gives MFRVLNKMFDNNQRDVQRLIKTVVQPVNALEEETKQIEDLAAAFSALRTRVIEGGESLDDLIVPAFALIREASRRSIGKRHYDVQLIGGAALHAGRIAEMRTGEGKTLVATLALAFNALSGKGAHLVTVNDYLVRVGAEEMALLYRALGLTVGVIQRDMTPTQRQAAYACDITYITNSELGFDYLRDNMSQSREQLVLRADTPLHYAIVDEVDSILVDEARTPLIISGAAEKATDQYYVMAKLVKRLIKGEPAEPGKRTEPTGDYTVDEKSKGVHLTEGGITKLERLLSIDDLYSPEQMEKAHMITQALRAKDMYQKDTDYIVNAEGEVVIIDEFTGRSMAGRRYGEGLHQAIEAKENVKIENENQTLATITYQNFFRLYTKFAGMTGTAKTEEKEFLDIYGSDVLVVPTNRPVIRTDGEDLVYRTRNGKYTNVVNEVVEMHKTGRPILIGTVSIDTSELLSRMLKEAGVPHNVLNAKYEAQEASIVAQAGRSNQVTIATNMAGRGTDIKLGGNAEFLLGEALEQNFGISRFAPEAENFLAAVVRKDPQALELGKEIPGVTDAFVKQAQQLNDDMEADHIKVQQLGGLHIIGTERHESRRIDNQLRGRAGRQGDPGSSRFFVSFEDELMRLFANDRVVGMMDRLGMDDTQPIEAKMVTGAIEKAQARVEDRNFSTRKQLLEFDNVMSKQRETVYSQRREVLLGPDEDVEESVEGMIADFVEMKLAEFAPIESDHDDWDVEGLQAAMLDAIPQLEGFDFASLKTRPPEEAHRALLEATADAFDARKVEMGAGTLNQLSRYVLLQVVDQHWKEHLHGMDVLRQGIGLRGYGQRDPFTEYKFEATNMFNEMVDTLKAEVSKFIFRMQVGG, from the coding sequence ATGTTTCGTGTCCTCAACAAGATGTTTGACAACAACCAGCGCGACGTGCAGCGCCTCATCAAAACGGTGGTGCAGCCGGTCAACGCCCTCGAAGAAGAAACCAAGCAGATCGAAGACCTGGCAGCGGCTTTCTCGGCGCTCAGAACCCGGGTCATAGAGGGCGGAGAAAGCTTAGACGACTTGATCGTTCCGGCTTTTGCTTTGATCCGCGAAGCCAGCCGCCGCTCGATTGGCAAGCGCCACTACGACGTGCAGCTCATCGGCGGCGCGGCGCTGCACGCGGGCCGGATTGCCGAAATGCGAACTGGTGAGGGCAAAACCCTGGTGGCGACGCTGGCACTGGCGTTTAACGCGCTCAGCGGAAAGGGCGCTCACCTCGTGACCGTCAACGACTATCTGGTGCGGGTCGGCGCGGAAGAAATGGCGCTGCTCTACCGCGCTCTGGGCCTGACGGTGGGCGTGATCCAGCGCGATATGACCCCCACGCAGCGTCAGGCAGCCTACGCCTGCGACATCACTTACATCACCAACTCCGAACTGGGCTTCGATTACCTGCGCGACAACATGTCGCAGAGCCGTGAGCAACTGGTCTTGCGGGCCGACACGCCGCTGCACTACGCCATCGTGGACGAAGTCGACAGCATTCTGGTGGACGAAGCCCGCACCCCGCTGATTATTTCGGGAGCCGCCGAGAAAGCCACCGATCAGTATTACGTGATGGCCAAACTGGTCAAACGCCTGATTAAAGGTGAACCCGCCGAACCCGGCAAGCGCACCGAGCCGACCGGCGATTACACCGTGGACGAAAAGAGCAAGGGTGTCCACCTGACCGAAGGCGGCATCACCAAGCTGGAGCGGCTGCTCTCGATTGATGATCTTTACAGCCCAGAGCAGATGGAAAAAGCCCACATGATTACCCAGGCGCTGCGGGCCAAAGACATGTACCAAAAAGACACCGATTACATTGTCAACGCAGAGGGCGAAGTGGTGATCATCGACGAGTTTACCGGGCGCAGCATGGCGGGCCGCCGCTACGGTGAAGGGCTGCACCAAGCCATCGAAGCCAAAGAGAACGTCAAGATCGAAAACGAAAACCAAACGCTGGCGACCATCACCTATCAGAACTTCTTCCGCCTGTATACCAAGTTCGCGGGCATGACCGGCACCGCCAAGACCGAGGAAAAGGAATTTCTTGACATTTATGGCTCCGACGTGCTGGTGGTACCGACCAACCGGCCCGTCATCCGTACCGACGGCGAGGATCTGGTGTACCGCACCCGCAACGGCAAGTACACCAACGTGGTCAACGAAGTCGTCGAGATGCACAAAACCGGACGCCCGATTTTGATCGGCACCGTCAGCATCGACACTTCCGAACTGCTCTCGCGGATGCTCAAGGAGGCGGGTGTGCCGCACAATGTGCTGAACGCCAAATATGAAGCGCAGGAAGCCAGCATCGTGGCGCAGGCGGGGCGCAGCAACCAGGTCACGATTGCCACCAACATGGCCGGACGCGGCACCGACATCAAGTTGGGCGGCAACGCCGAATTCCTTTTGGGCGAGGCGCTGGAGCAAAACTTTGGGATCAGCCGTTTTGCCCCCGAAGCCGAGAACTTCCTGGCGGCAGTGGTTCGCAAAGACCCGCAGGCGCTAGAGCTCGGCAAAGAAATTCCGGGTGTCACCGACGCCTTCGTGAAGCAGGCCCAGCAACTCAACGACGATATGGAAGCCGACCACATCAAAGTTCAGCAACTCGGTGGTTTGCACATTATCGGCACTGAGCGACACGAATCGCGCCGGATCGACAACCAGTTGCGCGGACGCGCCGGACGGCAGGGCGATCCGGGTTCAAGCCGCTTCTTCGTGTCGTTTGAAGACGAACTGATGCGCCTTTTTGCCAATGACCGCGTCGTGGGCATGATGGACAGGCTCGGCATGGACGACACCCAGCCGATTGAAGCCAAAATGGTCACCGGGGCCATCGAGAAAGCGCAGGCCCGCGTGGAAGACCGCAACTTCTCGACCCGCAAGCAACTCCTCGAGTTCGACAACGTGATGAGCAAGCAGCGCGAAACCGTTTACTCGCAGCGCCGCGAAGTGCTGCTGGGGCCGGACGAGGACGTGGAAGAAAGCGTGGAAGGCATGATTGCCGACTTCGTGGAAATGAAACTGGCCGAGTTCGCGCCCATCGAATCCGACCACGACGACTGGGATGTGGAAGGCCTGCAAGCCGCTATGCTCGACGCCATTCCGCAGCTTGAGGGCTTTGATTTTGCCAGCCTCAAGACCCGCCCGCCTGAGGAAGCCCACCGCGCCCTCTTGGAAGCCACCGCCGACGCCTTTGACGCCCGCAAGGTCGAAATGGGCGCGGGCACGCTCAACCAGCTCTCGCGCTATGTGCTGCTGCAAGTGGTCGATCAGCACTGGAAAGAGCACCTGCACGGCATGGACGTGCTGCGTCAGGGCATCGGCCTGCGTGGTTACGGCCAGCGCGACCCATTTACCGAATACAAATTCGAGGCCACCAACATGTTCAACGAAATGGTGGACACCCTCAAGGCCGAAGTCAGCAAGTTTATTTTCAGAATGCAGGTCGGCGGCTAA
- a CDS encoding GNAT family N-acetyltransferase — MPLYPALTGTTANGAAFSLARLRREDLPQIIEPFQNLELTTYLRGYGFTASEAEQAEWLESALKNSPYQTLFGIYDASETLIGSVALREIDDRSGTAELGVAIYQPRDWGAGYGSAATRLICQYGAFHLGLYNIMLKVFAFNERAIRTYQKIGFREIGRRTGAVRLGRERFDEVYMELLTDGLDTSELRGQLRQMQ, encoded by the coding sequence ATGCCCCTGTACCCTGCCCTGACCGGAACCACAGCCAATGGAGCCGCCTTCAGCTTGGCCCGCCTGCGCCGCGAAGACTTGCCGCAGATCATTGAGCCGTTTCAAAATCTGGAGCTGACCACCTACCTGCGCGGTTACGGCTTTACGGCCAGCGAGGCCGAGCAAGCCGAGTGGTTGGAATCGGCCCTCAAGAACTCGCCGTACCAAACCCTGTTCGGTATTTACGACGCCTCCGAAACCCTGATCGGCAGCGTCGCCCTGCGCGAGATTGATGACCGCAGCGGCACGGCGGAACTGGGCGTCGCCATCTACCAGCCGCGCGACTGGGGCGCGGGCTATGGCTCGGCGGCCACGCGCCTGATCTGCCAGTACGGAGCCTTTCACTTGGGCCTTTACAACATCATGCTCAAGGTGTTCGCCTTCAACGAGCGGGCCATTCGAACTTACCAAAAAATCGGCTTCCGCGAAATCGGGCGACGCACGGGCGCAGTGCGGCTGGGCAGGGAGCGCTTCGACGAGGTGTACATGGAACTGCTGACGGACGGGCTGGACACCAGCGAACTCAGGGGGCAGCTTCGGCAGATGCAGTAA
- a CDS encoding AAA family ATPase — translation MPALLPLPLHRVLVIGTTGSGKTTLARQLAAHLNVPHAEQDAWNHLPDWQEAPLAEFRAQVERFTAQEAWVMDGNYSKAQDIGWARADNVVWLDYSGWVVFWQLLRRTLRRMASDEELWNGNREDWRTLLKKDGILAWFFRTHWRNRRRMPQKIAAYPHLQVVRLSSPSECGRWLRALQVGPVG, via the coding sequence ATGCCTGCACTTCTCCCCTTACCCCTTCACCGCGTTCTCGTCATCGGCACGACCGGCAGCGGTAAAACCACTTTGGCCCGGCAGTTGGCAGCCCACTTGAACGTGCCGCACGCCGAGCAGGACGCTTGGAACCACCTGCCCGACTGGCAAGAAGCGCCGCTGGCTGAATTTCGGGCGCAGGTGGAGCGCTTCACGGCGCAGGAAGCCTGGGTGATGGACGGCAATTACAGCAAAGCCCAAGACATCGGCTGGGCGCGGGCCGACAATGTGGTTTGGCTGGATTACTCGGGCTGGGTAGTGTTCTGGCAACTCTTGCGGCGCACCCTGCGGCGAATGGCTAGCGACGAGGAACTCTGGAACGGCAACCGCGAAGATTGGCGCACCCTGCTCAAAAAAGACGGGATTCTGGCTTGGTTTTTTAGAACGCACTGGCGCAACCGCCGCCGGATGCCCCAAAAAATCGCCGCGTATCCACATTTGCAAGTCGTTCGGCTGAGCAGTCCAAGCGAGTGCGGGAGATGGCTGCGGGCGCTGCAAGTTGGGCCAGTCGGCTAA
- a CDS encoding MFS transporter — protein sequence MTLSSGPGAGAGFSSPKLPSPWTLSAFWFGTAFLWLVLLLILMPAEVVRFVGDADKGKYLGLLGGIGAVVALILPPIIGSYSDRIGKRLPLIRLGLIVNLAGLAVMGYAAAATEGLTGFWIYVFGFLLVQFGNNYATAPYSALVPELVPVAQRGRYSGVMGMLQAGGQLLGGVAALVIGLLKLPDVLSYGIIGVVLLISAMITLRGVPETQIKPNPEAHRQRMSIAQLFAYQPFLWVFITRALFALGQYSVQPFLQFYAGDVLHQKNPGTATSLLLMSIITASIVTALIGGRVSDQIGRKPVIYVAGSVMAVMAIALLFAPNFYVAVAIAMVFGLGFGAFSSVDWALGSDAMPSSRSYARDMGIWHVAFVGPQLIETPQGALLDWGNAQGGNLGYTIVFGIAAACFVLGVLLVRNVPETVKTHSAEAATKA from the coding sequence ATGACCCTTTCATCTGGCCCCGGGGCAGGAGCGGGCTTTTCCTCTCCCAAGCTGCCCAGCCCGTGGACACTCTCGGCCTTTTGGTTCGGCACCGCTTTTTTGTGGTTGGTGCTGCTGCTGATCCTCATGCCCGCCGAGGTGGTGCGCTTCGTGGGCGACGCCGACAAAGGCAAGTATTTGGGTTTGCTGGGCGGCATTGGAGCAGTGGTGGCGCTCATTTTGCCGCCGATCATTGGCAGTTATTCTGACCGCATCGGCAAGCGGCTGCCGCTGATTCGGCTGGGGTTGATCGTCAATCTGGCGGGGCTGGCGGTTATGGGCTACGCCGCCGCCGCCACGGAAGGGCTGACCGGCTTTTGGATTTATGTCTTCGGCTTCTTGCTGGTGCAGTTCGGCAACAACTACGCCACCGCGCCCTACAGCGCCCTCGTGCCGGAACTGGTGCCGGTGGCGCAGCGTGGGCGCTACAGCGGCGTGATGGGCATGTTGCAAGCCGGTGGGCAACTGCTCGGCGGGGTGGCGGCGCTCGTCATCGGGCTGCTGAAATTGCCGGACGTGCTGAGCTACGGCATTATCGGCGTCGTGCTGCTGATCAGCGCCATGATTACTCTGCGTGGGGTACCGGAAACCCAGATCAAGCCCAATCCTGAGGCCCACCGCCAGCGCATGAGTATCGCCCAACTGTTCGCTTATCAGCCGTTCTTGTGGGTCTTTATTACCCGCGCTCTGTTTGCGCTGGGACAGTACAGCGTCCAGCCGTTTTTGCAGTTTTACGCCGGAGACGTTCTGCACCAAAAAAATCCCGGCACCGCCACCAGTCTCTTGCTGATGTCGATTATTACTGCCTCCATCGTCACCGCGCTGATCGGCGGGCGCGTCTCTGACCAGATCGGGCGCAAACCGGTGATTTATGTCGCGGGCAGCGTCATGGCGGTGATGGCAATCGCGCTGCTGTTCGCGCCGAATTTTTATGTGGCGGTCGCCATCGCTATGGTCTTCGGCTTGGGTTTCGGGGCCTTTAGCAGCGTGGATTGGGCGCTGGGCAGCGACGCCATGCCCAGCAGCAGAAGCTACGCCCGCGATATGGGCATCTGGCATGTGGCCTTCGTGGGGCCACAACTCATCGAAACGCCGCAGGGCGCACTCCTCGACTGGGGCAACGCGCAGGGCGGCAATCTGGGTTACACCATTGTGTTCGGCATCGCCGCCGCCTGTTTCGTGCTGGGCGTGCTGCTGGTTCGCAACGTGCCGGAAACGGTGAAGACCCATTCCGCCGAGGCCGCCACAAAAGCCTGA
- a CDS encoding pyridoxamine 5'-phosphate oxidase family protein has protein sequence MTNSDQAQPTREEGVQTIAKLVKGIKFAMMAFTTEAGHMHSQPMTTQEQEFDGDVWFIGSKKSDLVRSVAAKPQVNLSYSESGKGYVSLYGDAELIEDAAKLDELWSDMYKAYFPEGKTDPDIQLIKVEAKGAHYWESDGKLQGLFQMAKAAVTGSRPNHGDSASVEL, from the coding sequence ATGACCAATTCAGACCAAGCCCAACCGACCCGTGAAGAAGGCGTCCAGACGATTGCCAAACTCGTCAAGGGCATCAAGTTTGCCATGATGGCTTTTACCACCGAGGCGGGACACATGCACTCGCAGCCGATGACCACCCAAGAGCAGGAATTTGACGGCGACGTGTGGTTTATCGGCAGCAAGAAATCCGACTTGGTACGCAGCGTAGCCGCAAAGCCGCAGGTCAATCTCTCGTACTCCGAGTCCGGCAAGGGCTACGTCAGCCTCTACGGCGACGCCGAGCTGATCGAGGACGCCGCCAAGCTCGACGAGTTGTGGAGCGACATGTACAAAGCCTACTTTCCGGAAGGCAAAACCGATCCGGATATTCAGCTCATCAAAGTGGAAGCCAAGGGCGCACACTACTGGGAGAGCGACGGCAAGTTGCAGGGCCTCTTTCAAATGGCCAAAGCCGCTGTGACCGGCAGCCGGCCCAATCACGGCGACAGCGCCAGCGTAGAGCTGTAA
- a CDS encoding glutaredoxin family protein gives MITEPIKMYTTTWCPDCKAAKRALDNKGLAYTEINIEEVEDAAQIVMSVNGGKRSVPTLVHGDTAASLSGFSIVKMNAFLSEAGLA, from the coding sequence ATGATTACCGAACCCATCAAAATGTACACGACCACCTGGTGCCCCGATTGCAAGGCCGCTAAACGCGCTCTGGACAACAAAGGCCTGGCTTACACCGAAATCAATATCGAGGAAGTCGAGGACGCCGCCCAGATCGTGATGAGCGTCAACGGCGGCAAACGCAGCGTGCCCACTTTGGTTCACGGCGACACCGCCGCCAGCCTCAGCGGCTTTAGCATTGTCAAGATGAACGCCTTTCTGAGCGAAGCCGGACTGGCCTAA
- the infC gene encoding translation initiation factor IF-3, translating into MAKDHKVNDQIRVRQIRLIGAEGEQIGIIDTREAATMAREQNLDLVMVSPQAVPPVCKLLDYGRFRFEQQQNEKDTRKRARSQEVKAIKFRVKIDANDFKTKTNHVKRFLEEGHKVKVTIMFRGRERTHPELGERILHRVADTLAEVGQPESPPNMMGMDMNMIMIPKVGRKPGGEHGDLAPQTDISPDVGAAEAAAQPADAAVQAAPQAAAPEPVSTEAVNV; encoded by the coding sequence ATAGCGAAAGATCATAAAGTCAACGACCAGATTCGGGTTCGCCAGATTCGCCTGATTGGTGCCGAGGGTGAGCAGATCGGTATCATCGACACCAGAGAAGCTGCAACGATGGCCCGCGAGCAGAATTTAGACCTCGTGATGGTCAGTCCTCAGGCTGTGCCGCCCGTCTGCAAGTTACTCGACTATGGTCGTTTCCGCTTCGAGCAGCAGCAAAACGAGAAAGACACCCGCAAGCGGGCACGCTCGCAGGAAGTCAAGGCCATCAAGTTCCGCGTCAAAATTGACGCCAACGACTTCAAGACCAAGACCAACCATGTCAAGCGCTTTCTTGAGGAAGGCCACAAGGTCAAAGTCACGATTATGTTCCGTGGCCGCGAACGCACCCACCCCGAGTTGGGCGAGCGCATTTTGCACCGCGTCGCCGATACCCTCGCGGAGGTCGGTCAGCCAGAGAGTCCGCCCAACATGATGGGCATGGACATGAACATGATCATGATTCCCAAAGTCGGGCGCAAACCCGGTGGCGAACACGGTGACTTGGCTCCGCAGACGGACATCAGCCCCGATGTCGGCGCTGCCGAGGCCGCTGCTCAGCCCGCCGACGCGGCTGTTCAAGCTGCGCCGCAGGCCGCCGCTCCTGAGCCGGTCAGCACAGAAGCCGTCAACGTCTAA
- a CDS encoding amylo-alpha-1,6-glucosidase — MSASAAQSAVPAARHLYRLGPQAARDLSREVLLPDGLGGFALSSSAGVPTRCYSGLSVAHRPPGDRRVMFVTALEELRVGEQRCALHAFEVAPDTLEGQGLSVLSGVTLRDLLPEREQLALGVRIRRRSVVPRQSGTLILLYDIEAPHLRAGEDASLTLGGVLVDRDMHHVHRDTPQLGFECLASEVRVHGEAHQTRLRLYSGGAEVSALAVQPTPQRLYYRLEAARGAPATDRAVRADFWEIKLRPGLNRLALVIEGSPVHIDDPWAAYDTEAQRRALLVDSAWQASGVPDDVVATLAVAADAFFVQRGSTQNLSVIAGYPWFADWGRDSLIALPGLSLSTGRIEESLGVLDTFSSSLRGGLTPNNFFDDGQGAGYNTVDGSLWLATSLEKVVHYTQNPNLARIALSTIRGILREYAGGTAYGIGMDADDGLLNAGEPGAQLTWMDVKIHDWVVTPRHGKPVEIQALWISALSAETRLSRILGELPHFGEVLGAAQSSFSAFWNPKTGCLYDFLGRAGANAQLRPNALIALALPDTPATSSQICTVLDACSRELLTPLGLRTLSPLDPEYVSHYGGDRLVRDAAYHQGTVWPWLMGAYTDLLLRQGQVAEARAALSGLLGHLWEAGLGSVSEVISPDDLAPAGCPFQAWSVAEVLRAHIAVSLAEQALSLPRGLSIQPAEDAVPSPEQAELPGTPQPTPRVARPVRGGAKSQPVAPPPSDLIGGSTFGSVSLSGGLINMASVAGPLPELRASDVSGPLSLAGEDFPMPSLDSPAQAAQGEVAPSKRKRGSTEADGEKQPSKVQTSKVQPSKVQPGKKQTKRDAVSSVTSPTLDEAQLSELKSLTDFLEMPDLTSFHLPPVEPPKERSTGKPIQPNPAMSVEDPDVIEPLT; from the coding sequence ATGTCCGCTTCTGCTGCTCAATCTGCTGTGCCCGCCGCGAGGCATCTCTACCGCCTCGGCCCCCAAGCCGCCCGCGATCTCAGCCGTGAAGTGCTGCTGCCCGATGGTCTCGGCGGCTTTGCCCTCAGCAGCTCCGCTGGCGTGCCGACCCGCTGCTATTCGGGCCTGAGCGTGGCTCACCGCCCGCCGGGTGATCGCCGGGTGATGTTCGTGACCGCTTTGGAAGAACTGCGCGTCGGTGAGCAGCGCTGCGCGTTGCACGCTTTCGAGGTGGCCCCTGACACGCTGGAGGGCCAGGGCCTCAGTGTATTGAGCGGCGTGACCCTGCGCGACTTGCTGCCGGAGCGCGAACAACTGGCGCTGGGCGTCCGGATTCGGCGGCGCAGCGTGGTGCCCCGGCAATCCGGCACGCTGATTTTGCTCTATGACATCGAGGCTCCGCACCTCAGAGCAGGCGAGGACGCCAGCCTCACGCTCGGCGGCGTGCTGGTTGACCGGGACATGCACCATGTTCACCGAGACACCCCGCAGCTCGGCTTCGAATGCCTGGCAAGTGAGGTGCGCGTTCACGGCGAGGCTCACCAGACCCGCCTGCGGCTGTATTCCGGCGGCGCGGAAGTGAGCGCGTTGGCCGTCCAGCCCACGCCGCAGCGCCTGTATTACCGCTTGGAAGCGGCACGCGGCGCACCTGCCACCGACCGGGCGGTGCGGGCCGACTTCTGGGAGATCAAGCTGCGGCCCGGTCTCAACCGTTTGGCGCTGGTGATTGAAGGGTCGCCGGTTCACATTGATGATCCCTGGGCCGCCTACGACACCGAAGCCCAGCGGCGGGCCTTGCTGGTGGACAGCGCTTGGCAAGCCAGCGGCGTGCCGGACGATGTGGTGGCAACTTTGGCGGTGGCCGCCGACGCCTTTTTCGTGCAGCGGGGCAGCACCCAGAATCTCAGCGTGATCGCGGGCTACCCTTGGTTTGCCGATTGGGGACGCGACAGCTTGATCGCTTTGCCGGGGCTGAGCCTGAGCACCGGGCGCATCGAGGAAAGTCTGGGCGTCCTCGACACCTTTTCGTCGTCGCTGCGCGGCGGGCTGACTCCCAACAACTTCTTTGACGACGGGCAGGGCGCGGGCTACAACACGGTGGACGGCTCGCTGTGGCTGGCCACCTCGCTGGAAAAAGTGGTTCACTACACCCAGAATCCCAACTTGGCCCGCATCGCCCTGAGTACCATTCGCGGCATTTTGCGCGAGTACGCGGGTGGCACCGCTTACGGCATCGGCATGGACGCCGACGACGGCCTGCTGAACGCGGGCGAACCCGGAGCGCAGCTGACCTGGATGGACGTCAAAATTCACGACTGGGTGGTCACGCCGCGTCACGGCAAGCCGGTGGAAATTCAGGCGCTGTGGATTTCGGCGCTCAGTGCCGAGACGCGCCTGAGCCGGATACTGGGAGAGCTGCCCCACTTCGGCGAGGTGCTGGGGGCGGCTCAGTCCTCATTCTCGGCGTTCTGGAATCCCAAGACCGGCTGCCTCTACGACTTTTTGGGCCGGGCCGGAGCCAACGCCCAACTCCGGCCCAATGCCCTGATCGCGCTGGCTTTGCCGGATACACCGGCCACCTCGTCGCAGATTTGCACGGTGTTGGACGCTTGCAGCCGTGAGCTCCTCACCCCGCTGGGCCTGCGGACGCTCAGCCCGCTTGACCCCGAATACGTCAGCCACTACGGCGGCGACCGCTTGGTGCGCGACGCTGCTTACCATCAGGGCACCGTCTGGCCTTGGCTAATGGGTGCGTACACCGACCTCCTGCTGCGCCAGGGCCAGGTCGCCGAGGCCCGCGCCGCGCTCTCAGGCTTGCTCGGCCACCTTTGGGAAGCCGGGCTGGGTTCGGTCAGCGAGGTGATCAGTCCTGACGATCTGGCTCCGGCGGGCTGCCCTTTCCAGGCTTGGAGCGTGGCCGAGGTGCTGCGGGCCCACATCGCTGTGAGCTTGGCCGAGCAGGCCCTGAGCCTTCCAAGGGGGCTGAGCATCCAGCCGGCCGAAGATGCCGTGCCGAGTCCTGAACAAGCTGAGCTCCCCGGAACACCCCAACCGACGCCCCGCGTGGCCCGTCCCGTGCGCGGCGGTGCCAAAAGCCAACCGGTTGCGCCGCCGCCGAGCGATTTGATTGGCGGTTCCACTTTCGGATCGGTGAGCCTCAGCGGCGGCCTGATCAATATGGCGTCGGTGGCGGGGCCGTTGCCGGAACTTCGGGCATCTGACGTCTCCGGCCCCCTCTCTCTTGCCGGAGAAGATTTCCCTATGCCTAGCCTAGACAGTCCAGCACAGGCGGCTCAAGGTGAAGTTGCTCCGAGTAAACGCAAACGTGGCAGCACCGAAGCTGACGGAGAGAAGCAGCCCAGTAAAGTCCAAACCAGCAAAGTTCAACCCAGTAAAGTCCAGCCGGGTAAAAAGCAAACCAAAAGAGACGCCGTCAGCTCCGTCACCTCGCCGACGCTGGACGAAGCGCAACTGAGCGAGCTCAAAAGCCTGACCGACTTCCTAGAGATGCCCGACTTGACCAGCTTTCATCTGCCGCCAGTCGAGCCGCCGAAAGAGCGCTCTACAGGCAAGCCCATCCAGCCTAACCCTGCGATGAGCGTGGAAGACCCCGACGTGATCGAGCCACTGACTTGA